The Nostoc sp. 'Lobaria pulmonaria (5183) cyanobiont' DNA window TGATTGATGCGTGCAAACAAGCCGATCGCAAGCTGATGATTGCTTATCGCTGCCAATATGAGCCGCATCATCGCGCCATGATTCAGATGATCCGCAGCAAAGAATTGGGAACTGTGAAGGTGATTCAGGCAGACAATGGCCAAAACCAAGGCGGTGACTTAAACCAGTGGCGATTGAAACGCGCCTTAGCTGGAGGTGGCTCTTTACCGGATGTGGGAGTTTATTGCTTGAATGCAACTCGCTATTTGACGGGAGAGGAACCGATCGCAATTAGCGCCCAAATCTTCAGCACTCCTGGCGATACCCGCTTCAAAGAAGTGGAAGAAAGTGTCACCTTCCAATTGCGGTTTCCCAGTGGGATACTAGGGATTTGCTCCACTAGCTACGGCTTCCACGAAGCACGTCGCTTTCGTGTCTTCGGTTCTGATGCTTGGGCGCAACTTGATCCGGGGTTCTCCTACAACGGTTTGCGGATGATGATTTCGCGCAAATCACCAACGAATAGCATGGCAGAAAACATTAGCGAAGTGCGGATAGGTGAGAAAAATCAGTTTGCTTTGGAAATCGATCACATGGCAGATTGTGTGATTCAAAATAAACAACCCCATACGCCTGGTGAAGAAGGTTTGCAAGACCAAAAACTGATAGCGTTGATTTACGAAGCCGCACAAACAGGCAAGACGATTACCTTACCTCGTGTGTCAGGATTAGATACAACTCGTGGCCCCGCTCCTCGAATGCTGAAGTAAATACTTGCATACCGCAGTTATGACCAAATAATTACTAATTCCTAATTCGTAATTCGTAATTACTTGGTGTCATAGCCCCCGCCAAATCAGAGATTTTGGTGGTTTAAAATCAGTGGAGGGTACAATCCTGAACTGATTGCAACTACGAATTACGAATTATCAATTACGAATTACTTTGACAATCTCTGCTTGGAGTCCGCTCCGTAAATCTTTGTTTCGCGATCGCCAGATTGCCTCAATTGTCTCCAACATTGGCGGTTGGATGGAGGACACGGCGGGAGCTTGGCTAATGACTTCTCTCATACTTGAATTCTGCTGTAACGTAGTTGCACGAGTGCTTTGTTAGCATTGCTGCCTTTGGTAGCACAACAGGATTTGCGACAGTGAGCAGGTGGGTGGGTATGGTTTACTACTCGGTTGCTTTGGATTTGGGGCGATTCTCGGTGCAATTTTGATGCCACGAGTGCGGCAAAATCTCACAGCCGATGGAGTTGTGATTGCCGGAACTCTGGTGTTTGCGATCGCTGTAATATTGAATAAATATTTGGTATGGAATATCACCAACAAGAAATTTTGTTTCAGTGTATGAATTCATTTGAATAAAAGACTTAAATCTTTACGGTAATGTTAATCGTTCACTTGCTACAAAAAACCATCAACTGAAATTTAGAACAGTTGCTCTTGGCGAATTCTATCAAAGTCAGGGTCAGTAAAGTTTTGATTAATACTTCTTTCCTTGTGCTTTCTGCCCACTGCCTTTCTTTGTAAATTAACCTCCCATCATACTTTTGGAGTTGTCATCTCAAATAGTTTCCCAATATTTGTATACTCAACTGGCCCACCTAAACGCGTAATCGGCTGCATCCCTACAGTATCAACTAACCCCAAATCTTGGCGGTATAGGTCTTCACGCACATGAAATCGTAACACTCGACCCAATACCATTACATTATTGGTTCCTTCCACTGCAACTATTTGTGTGACTTTACACTCCATTGCCACTGGTGAGCTTTCAATCCGCAATGGTCGGACATCTGTAGCAGGAATAGCTTTTAAGTTGGCTTTTTCAAACTCGTTAATTCCATAGGGAAATTCCGTTGCGGTTTGAACCATTGCCTGAGACAGTGTTTCATCCACCACATGACACACAAATTCATCAACTTCATGAATATTGCGTAACGTGTCTTTTTCTTTTGGCTCATGTCTACGATATGCGACTGAGAACATAATAGTTGGTGGAAAACCTGCTACTGCATTGAAAAAGGAATACGGGGCAAGATTGGGAATTCCAGAGGCACTAATTGTAGACACCCAGGCAATTGGGCGAGGAGCAACGATGCTTGTCAATAGATGGTAAGGAGCAGGGTCTTTCATTTCCTGTGGCACAAATGATAACATAAAATTATGTATTTATATGAGGTGATTCAGCTATTAACCACAAAAAATGGTATTCCGGTTGAATTTGTATTTATGCCTGGTAGTGCTTCAGATGTGTGTGCGTTCAATGTACCATTAAATTTACCACCTAGTAGTGAAGTATATAATAATGCAGCATACACTGACTGATAATGGGTGCAATGAAGAATTGCTCAAAGTCCTGTCTTTGTTGGGCGTTGCTGAGTGTGAATATGAATTTATATTACGCAGAGGCGCAAAGAGAATGAGGAGTTTTACATTTCAATAGGTAAAATTCATCCCTTGATTCAGCAACGCCGTCTTTATTGCAGTGGGAGTATAATTATTTCAAATCAACCTCTTGCACCTGTGACATAAGCTGCTGTTAAGGGATGTTGGGGGTACTCAAAAATTTGCTGCACTGAACCTAACTCAATCAATTGCCCAACACCGGACTGCACCCAGAACAGAGCAACTTGATCCGCGATGCGCTTGGCTTGCGCTAGGTTATGCGTCACAATCAGCAAGGTATAACACTGACGCAAACTAGTAATTAAGTCTTCAACTATATGACTAAAGTTGGCAACTATCCTGCGGGGCATGATTTCAGTGGTATTTTCGTTTATCTTGGATAGCAGAACACCGCGATCGCACCTCAATCTAACGCATATATTGTAATCGTTAATGAGCGGCAAATCGAAGGAGTGTTTGACACTAGCAGCAATGCACAATGGCACAGTCTATCACATTGTTTTCATTGGGACTGTCTACTCAAGTTCATCAAACTGCTAGAAACAGAAAAATCAGTAATCAAATGAACGAATTACAAGCAATTTTAGAAGGCTTCGAGTCAAGTAA harbors:
- a CDS encoding Gfo/Idh/MocA family protein: MPEVFKGKFSRRQILTTAGLGAISATAIGSMGQEVVAQQPTGQATPRGGPLPSQIQFPPISEKTEVDTGGPPTALPPERRLGFAIVGLGRLALEEIMPAFAECKLAKPTALVSGDAAKANLVAQQYGIKPQNVYNYQNYDNLRNNPDVDVIYIVLPNSMHREYTVRGAKAGKHILCEKPMATTVEDAQQMIDACKQADRKLMIAYRCQYEPHHRAMIQMIRSKELGTVKVIQADNGQNQGGDLNQWRLKRALAGGGSLPDVGVYCLNATRYLTGEEPIAISAQIFSTPGDTRFKEVEESVTFQLRFPSGILGICSTSYGFHEARRFRVFGSDAWAQLDPGFSYNGLRMMISRKSPTNSMAENISEVRIGEKNQFALEIDHMADCVIQNKQPHTPGEEGLQDQKLIALIYEAAQTGKTITLPRVSGLDTTRGPAPRMLK
- a CDS encoding MFS transporter yields the protein MGGYGLLLGCFGFGAILGAILMPRVRQNLTADGVVIAGTLVFAIAVILNKYLVWNITNKKFCFSV
- a CDS encoding MFS transporter; this translates as MFRDRQIASIVSNIGGWMEDTAGAWLMTSLILEFCCNVVARVLC
- a CDS encoding flavin reductase family protein encodes the protein MKDPAPYHLLTSIVAPRPIAWVSTISASGIPNLAPYSFFNAVAGFPPTIMFSVAYRRHEPKEKDTLRNIHEVDEFVCHVVDETLSQAMVQTATEFPYGINEFEKANLKAIPATDVRPLRIESSPVAMECKVTQIVAVEGTNNVMVLGRVLRFHVREDLYRQDLGLVDTVGMQPITRLGGPVEYTNIGKLFEMTTPKV